TCTCAATCAAGTTTGCGATCGCCACTAATGCCTCCGCCATGCCTTTTTCAGTGACAGCAGAAAACGTATCCCCAAACTCGAAATCCATCGCCGGAATTGCCACTAACCACCCTTCAGGGGCCTTGCCATAGAGGGTTTTAGCGAGGATGAGAAGGGATGAAGGGTCGCTACTATGGCCTAAACTTTGGGGAGAGATGGAGTCATCATCGTTGAGTTTGACCACTTGTAGTCCTTGTTCAGCAGTGGCAGGATAGGCATCGATAAAGATTGCCAAGTCTACCTCAGACAAGGGTTCGGCCAATTCTGGGGTGAGTTGATGTTGCGACAGCGATCGCACCTTGGGTAATCCCCAGGATGCCACTTCTTCCGCCACCCGTTGTCCTACGCCGTCATCGCGACGCAGGTCATTTCCGTATCCGATCGCCAAAATTGCCAGAGACTCCTGTTGGATTGACAGCATTTTATTAATTTGATTCTCTAACAATATTCTAACGTAACTTCTTTCTGTTTGTCCCGCAAAAACTTCACCACTTCCTCCACTAAACTACGGCGAATTGAAATATTCTTCGGCAGCAAGGGATTCTGATAAAATTCATTAATCTTTTGTCCCACCATAAATAAAATCGAATCCGCTTGTAAGATTTCTTTCGCCAACAACACGGATCCATTTTGGTCTGAGGGTAACCGGGTAATATCACAGTTGCAATTTTTCAGAACTTCCAGACATTTGGACAGGGTTAAAATTCCTTCGGTGACCAAATCAATGGCACTTAATTTGCCAATCGGGGGTAAGTCACGCCGCATGGTTGAAATATCCATTTCGATGGTTTCTCCCAGATATTTGGCGACAATATTTCCCGTTGTCCCGCCACAAACCACTTTGCGTCCTTCAAACGTTAGCAAGCGTTCCACATACTGTGGGTCATGACTATTATCTAACGGTGGACCCGTGAAAATCATTAACGGATTGCGTTGGCGAACATAAACCCCGACAAAGGTTGCATCATCTCCTATTTTTCCCCCATAGAGAGAATAGGTTTCGGCGATGGTTTTTTGGACAATTCGTCTGGCATTTCGCGTCTGAGTTAGAAAGAGTCCTTCTATATAGTGGGCCACATTATCCCATCCCCACCCGAAATTTAAGGCCACCCCTAAACCAGCGTAGAGGACCCCATCACTCATACATCCTAAAAAGTCTCCTTCTTTGAGACGGCCTTCATAAACAGTAATTTTTTTTTCTAAAATCTTCTCGGTTTTCCCGTCTAATTTGACTAATTTGCCTTGGTCAAAATACAAGGGAGGCGGATTGTCAAAATTGATAACTTTAAACAGGTCCGTATGGTTATCGATTTGTAAAATCGTAAAGGTCGCGTATGCAATCTTTCGGACTTGACAAATCGGTAAAGTCCCAATAACGGTTTTAATCACTTCCTCTAACGGGACATCCTCATTCAGCATGGAAATGAGAATTTCTGTGGTAAGAGTAGCGAGAATATTCGCTTTAACCCCACTGCCTAATCCATCGGAAAGGACAATAGTGGTTTTCTCCGGAGTCTTGCGAAACCGGACGCGATCGCCGCAGAGTTCTTCTCCTTTTTTGTTTAAACTTAAATCAAAAATATCTAAGAAACTATCCATGCTAAAGCGTCTCCCTTTCAACCAGTTTCAGAATTTTTAATAAACTGACTTTGGTTTCCGCTGTAGTTTCTCCCAGCAACCCGGCAATTTCCTGGGCGACTTTCATCTGGTTATCCACCACTTCATTCACTTTGGCAACGGTTTCTCGCTTCAGTTCAAATAACTCTTTCTTCCGTTGCCACTCGTCCGTAATATCCACCATGATGCAGGCGATCGCATTCTGGTCTCGAATTGAAAACAGGACCTGACGCACATACAGATTGTACTTGGGATATTCTTTCTCTTTCCCCCGAATTACTTCATTCTTTTCCCAGACTCGTTGAAACTCATCCACCGTCCCCAACAACTCAACTGCCGGTTTCCCCACCATTTCCTCTGCCGTTACATTAAACATTTTGCAAAATGCTGGATTAACAACGGCGATCGTCATCTCCTTATCCAAGACAATCAATCCATTTGGGTCGTACTCCCACAGGAGTTCCCACAAGGTCTTTTCACTAGATACCATTGCTATTGAACCACTGCTAAAATACTGGGTAAAATTTCGTCGCTGAACTTAGACTCGATATTTTCTGGGTTAATTTGGGTGAATACTTTCTCCTTAAATTTCATAACAATTCCCACACTACAAGTTTCCAGACAAAACGACCCTTTCAGTTCAATTTTGTCCTGTAGTTCATACCGAACAATCAACTCCTGGAGTTGAGGCAGTACCTCATACACTCCCAGTTGATGACAAGCAGAACCCATACATAAATAGAGATTTTCTTTGGTCATAATGTCTCCAATTTCGGTTATTTTTTCACCGATTTGGACCGAATCTGGCTTTTAAAAACCTGAAATTTTAGAATGAAACAGCCCTACCCTCACTTCCGGTCCCCTCCCCTTGGCAAGGGGAGGGTTAGGGTGGGGTGTTGGCGTTGACGCGCTTAAGCGCGTCAAGGAAGAATGGGTGGGTGGACCGTCATAGTGAGGGGTGATCGGCACCTGTATAGAGGTTGGACCAGCTTCTATACAGGTGCTTAAACCGTTAAGAGTGAGTGACGTGGCGGTAAGCGCAGCTATCCCGTAGGGAATCGCCAGGTTAAGAGGACCCCACCCTAACCCTCCCCTTGGCAAGGGGAGGGGACCGGACGTATCACCTCCAATTACTGCCGATATACTTGATTTACCACGGTCCCTTTCGCATCAATTAATTCAATATGCAACGGCATTTGACCCGCTGCATGGGTGGAACAACTCAAACAAGGGTCAAAGGCGCGAATCCCCGCTTCCACCCGGTTCAACATTCCTTCTTGAATCTCATTATTATGAATGAAATGCTGGGCAATTTGAGTCACCGTTTTATTCATCGCCAGGTTGTTTTGTCCCGTCGCAATAATCAGGTTTACCTTCTTAATTAACCCATTTTCATCCACCTTATAATGATGGAATAAAGTACCCCGAGGTGCTTCGCTGACCCCAACTCCTTCTAGGTTATTAATCCCAGCAGTTGCACGAGTTCGGGGGGAAACAATATCCGGGTCATTGACCAATTGTTCGATATGTTCAATGGCACAGAGAATTTCAATTAATCGGGCATAATGATAGTAGAAGGAAGAGGTTGCAACCCCACCGGCCCGATCGCGAAATTCTAGCAACTCTCTATCCGCTGCCTCGGTTCCCATCCGACTACAGATATTCACCCTTGCTAAAGGTCCAACCCGATAAATGCCATTCGGATATCCCAAGGGTTTATAATAGGGAAATTTCAGATAAGACCAGGGTTCGACTGCTTCACCAAGGTAGGATTCATAGTCATCTTCGCTGAGATTGTCGGCAACAATATTGCCATCACTATCAGTAAAGCGAATCTTGCCATCGTAATGTTCCCAGAGTCCATCTTTCCCCACTAACCCCATAAATAAGGAGGGGAATTTGCCAAAGGTTTCGACTTCTGTAGAAAAGCGGTCTAGGAGAGTTTTAAATAGACCTAAAGCGGTTTCAATGGTTTGCCGAGATTCCGGGAGGCGATCTCGAATCCAGGTGCAACTTTCTTCGGACAAGGGCGATCGCACCCCACCGGGAACCGCCCAAGAGGGGTGAATCTTTTTCGCCCCTAACAGTTCAATTATTTTTTGTCCAAACTGCCGTAAGCGAATCCCACTTCTAGCTAAATCCGGGTCTGCGGCAATCAATCCGAAGACATTTCGTTTCGCGGGGTCGCTATCCCATCCTAACAGAAAATCTGGACTACTCAGATGGAAGAAACTCAAGGCATGAGACTGAGTAATCTGGGCCAAATTCATCATCCGGCGCAATTTTTCCCCGGCAATAGGAATTTTGACCGCTTGAATTTTATCCCCGGTTTTGGCCGAGGCGAGGAGGTGGGACACGGGACAGATTCCGCAAATCCTAGCGGTAATTCCGGCCATTTCCCACATGGGACGACCTTCGCAAAATTTCTCGAATCCGCGAAATTCGACGACGTGGAAGCGGGCATCTTCGACTTCTCCGGCATCGTCTAAATAGACGGAGATTTTGGCATGACCTTCAATACGGGTAACTGGATCGATGACGATTGTTTTAGACATATTAGTAACCACTGATTTCACTAAGTTTCACGGAGGGGGAGAGAGGGGAATGAGGGTCTCTCTCCTCGGTGAATTGGGTTATCCGAATTTAATCATAGGACGCCCTTTCATTTCGGGTAATTCACCCCGGAGGAGGGGTTCCACGGTTGCGAGAATGCGTTGGGCGGAAGGGGGACAACCGGGCATAAACAGATCGACATCGACGACTTCATGAACGGGACGGACGCGATCGAGGAGTTCGGGGACGATGCCGGGAAAATGGGGAAGTTGGCGGGTTTCGTCGCTTAATTCTAGGTAGCAACGTTTGAGGACGGTTTCCGCTTTTCCTAACATATTTCGCATCCCCGGAACGTTGGCAGTTACGGCACAATCTCCGAAGGAAATTAGGAATTTGGTGCGTTTTCTCGCCTCAATCAGCAGTTCCATATTTTCCTCGTTGGCGACGGCCCCTTCTACGAGGCAAACATCGACGTTTTCGGGATATTCTTTGATATCAGAGGCAACGGGACTAAAGACGATATCGACTTTTTCGGCGAGTTCAATTAACCATTCGTCTAGGTCCAGAAAGGACATATGGCAACCGGAACATCCACCTAACCAAACGGTCGCGAGTCTTATCTTGTCCATTGTTTGTTCTCCCTGGCATTCACGATAAATTCTAATTTGTTGCGATCGCGAGTCATTTCGGCAACGGTAGAACCCTTGCGGAAAATTGACCCAGTTGGACAAGCTTCGACACATTTACCACAACTGGTACAGGCATCAACGGTTCCCCAAGGTTGATTTAATCCAGTGACAACTTTGGCCGCTGCCCCTCGAAAGGCCACATCCCAAACATGAGCCCCTTCGATTTCATCACAAACTCGGACACATCTTGTACAGAGGACGCAACGATTGTGGTCAATGCCAAATTGTGGATGGGAAATATCAATTTCTCTTTCCGGAAATCGATAGGGAAATCGACTGTGATCCATGCCGACTTCAATCGCTAAATCTTGCAGTTCACAGTTCTCATTGGCAACACAAACGGCACAAACGTGATTGCCTTCAGAAAACAGCATTTCTACAATCATTCGCCGATATTCTTGCAGGCGATCGCTGTCTGTGGTGATATCCATTCCTTCTGCAACTTGCGTCACACAGGAAGGCAACATTTTATTCACCCCGGCAATTTCCACCAAACACAACCGACAAGCGCCCACATCGGTAATCCCGTTCAGATGGCAGAGGGTGGGAATCCGAATCCCTGCTTCCTTGGACGCATCCAGAATGGTTGTCCCCTCTTCGATCGCGAGGTCAACTCCATTAATTTTTAAAGTGACGACTGACATATCTTTTCTCTCTCTGTTAGATCGATGGGTTGCGATCGGGGCAACTTCACCATTGCCCCTGTTTTCCTCTAGGAGGTGATGGATGCCGCTGTCCCTGCCGGAACTTTCCCATTAGGACTGTCTTTCAACAGGGTCAAATACTCCTCGCGGAAGTAGCGCAAGGTACTCATCACCGGGTTCGGGGCCGTCATTCCTAACCCGCACAAACTGGTGTTTTTCACCATGTCACACAGTTGTTCGAGTTTCACAATATCCTGCAAAGTCGCCTCTCTATTCAGGATTTTGGTCAGCATTTGATACATCTGCACCGTCCCCGCCCGACAGGGAATACATTTCCCACAGGTTTCACCCCGGCAGAACTCCATATAAAATCGGGCCACTTCCACCATGCTGGTCTTTTCATCCATGACCACCATGCCGCCAGACCCCATCATAGACCCGATTTTCACCAGGGAATCGTAATCCACTGGCGTATCTAACAAGGATGCTGGAATACAACCCCCAGAGGGTCCGCCGGTTTGTACCGCTTTGACTTTACCATTGGGGACACCCCCGCCCATTTCTTCGACAATCTCACGCAGGGTAATCCCCATCGGGACTTCGATGAGTCCATTATTGCGAATCTGACCCGTGAGGGCAAAAACTTTGGTTCCCTTACTCTTTTCGGTCCCAATTCCCGCATACCACGCGCCGCCTTCGCGGATAATCGCCGGAATATTAGCAAAGGTTTCCACGTTATTAATTAACGTCGGCGACTTCCAGAGTCCTTCTTGGGCGGGATAGGGTGGACGAGGACGGGGATTGCCGCGTCCCCCTTCAATGGATTGAATTAATGCGGTTTCTTCCCCGCAAACAAAGGCCCCGGCCCCAATTCTAATCTCGATTTTAAAGTCAAAGGGGGAATCAAAAATTTGACTACCGAGAATCCCGTATTTTTTCGCTTGTTTAATCGCCTTTTGCAACCGTTCGATCGCCAGGGGATATTCTGCCCGCACATAAATATATCCCTCACTGGCCCCGATCGCATAGGCAGCGATCGCCATGCCTTCTAACACCCGATGGGGGTCACTTTCCAACACCGACCGATCCATGAATGCACCGGGGTCGCCTTCATCAGCATTGCAGATCACATACTTCTGCTGTCCCGGCATTTTCGCCACCGTCGCCCACTTCAACCCAGTAGGATATCCACCGCCACCGCGTCCCCGCAATCCACTCTTACTCACCTCATCAATGGTTTCCGAGGGGGTGAGGTCATGAATTGCTTTATACAGGGGTTCATATCCCCCAACGGCGATATATTCCTCAATCCGTTCCGGGTCAATTTTCCCACTGGTTTCCCGGACAATCCGCATCTGCCGCGCAAAAAATGGATGTTCCGGGTCTCCTTCTGCTGCGCTTGCGGTCCCGCCTGCGATCGCCTCAATAATACTCGCCGCATCATCCGGGGTCACTTCTTCATATAGCTTGTTCTGGGCCTCAATTTGGACCAACGGCCCTCGCCCACAAAATCCCATACAACCCACGCCCACCACTTGGACGCGATCGCCCATCTTCTTCTCTTTACAAGTATTTTCTAAATTCTTCTTGACGCCGAGGGAGTTCGCCGCCTGACATCCCGTGGAGGTACAACAATGTACCCGGATGGGTTTCTGGGCAGTCCGTTCCTTCTCGCCAATCTCCCTAAGTTCCGCTAAATCCATAGTGTTCTAACCTCTCGCTTTCTTCCGTTCAAGGAGGGTGGTTGTCTGAGTCAATGGGTGAAACCTTCTCCTTGCCTATAACGCTCTCACCCTACTTGATCCATCCTTTAATATGTTCGAGTGCTTGTTCCGAAGTCTGCTTACCAGCAACGGTTCCGTCATACACCACCACCGGCGCAATTCCACAGGCCCCA
This DNA window, taken from Laspinema palackyanum D2c, encodes the following:
- a CDS encoding hydrogenase maturation protease translates to MLSIQQESLAILAIGYGNDLRRDDGVGQRVAEEVASWGLPKVRSLSQHQLTPELAEPLSEVDLAIFIDAYPATAEQGLQVVKLNDDDSISPQSLGHSSDPSSLLILAKTLYGKAPEGWLVAIPAMDFEFGDTFSAVTEKGMAEALVAIANLIETGGWGEEKEAGGLCMKLV
- a CDS encoding SpoIIE family protein phosphatase translates to MDSFLDIFDLSLNKKGEELCGDRVRFRKTPEKTTIVLSDGLGSGVKANILATLTTEILISMLNEDVPLEEVIKTVIGTLPICQVRKIAYATFTILQIDNHTDLFKVINFDNPPPLYFDQGKLVKLDGKTEKILEKKITVYEGRLKEGDFLGCMSDGVLYAGLGVALNFGWGWDNVAHYIEGLFLTQTRNARRIVQKTIAETYSLYGGKIGDDATFVGVYVRQRNPLMIFTGPPLDNSHDPQYVERLLTFEGRKVVCGGTTGNIVAKYLGETIEMDISTMRRDLPPIGKLSAIDLVTEGILTLSKCLEVLKNCNCDITRLPSDQNGSVLLAKEILQADSILFMVGQKINEFYQNPLLPKNISIRRSLVEEVVKFLRDKQKEVTLEYC
- a CDS encoding PAS domain S-box protein — protein: MVSSEKTLWELLWEYDPNGLIVLDKEMTIAVVNPAFCKMFNVTAEEMVGKPAVELLGTVDEFQRVWEKNEVIRGKEKEYPKYNLYVRQVLFSIRDQNAIACIMVDITDEWQRKKELFELKRETVAKVNEVVDNQMKVAQEIAGLLGETTAETKVSLLKILKLVERETL
- a CDS encoding (2Fe-2S) ferredoxin domain-containing protein, producing the protein MTKENLYLCMGSACHQLGVYEVLPQLQELIVRYELQDKIELKGSFCLETCSVGIVMKFKEKVFTQINPENIESKFSDEILPSILAVVQ
- a CDS encoding Ni/Fe hydrogenase subunit alpha, which encodes MSKTIVIDPVTRIEGHAKISVYLDDAGEVEDARFHVVEFRGFEKFCEGRPMWEMAGITARICGICPVSHLLASAKTGDKIQAVKIPIAGEKLRRMMNLAQITQSHALSFFHLSSPDFLLGWDSDPAKRNVFGLIAADPDLARSGIRLRQFGQKIIELLGAKKIHPSWAVPGGVRSPLSEESCTWIRDRLPESRQTIETALGLFKTLLDRFSTEVETFGKFPSLFMGLVGKDGLWEHYDGKIRFTDSDGNIVADNLSEDDYESYLGEAVEPWSYLKFPYYKPLGYPNGIYRVGPLARVNICSRMGTEAADRELLEFRDRAGGVATSSFYYHYARLIEILCAIEHIEQLVNDPDIVSPRTRATAGINNLEGVGVSEAPRGTLFHHYKVDENGLIKKVNLIIATGQNNLAMNKTVTQIAQHFIHNNEIQEGMLNRVEAGIRAFDPCLSCSTHAAGQMPLHIELIDAKGTVVNQVYRQ
- a CDS encoding oxidoreductase yields the protein MDKIRLATVWLGGCSGCHMSFLDLDEWLIELAEKVDIVFSPVASDIKEYPENVDVCLVEGAVANEENMELLIEARKRTKFLISFGDCAVTANVPGMRNMLGKAETVLKRCYLELSDETRQLPHFPGIVPELLDRVRPVHEVVDVDLFMPGCPPSAQRILATVEPLLRGELPEMKGRPMIKFG
- the hoxU gene encoding bidirectional hydrogenase complex protein HoxU, with translation MSVVTLKINGVDLAIEEGTTILDASKEAGIRIPTLCHLNGITDVGACRLCLVEIAGVNKMLPSCVTQVAEGMDITTDSDRLQEYRRMIVEMLFSEGNHVCAVCVANENCELQDLAIEVGMDHSRFPYRFPEREIDISHPQFGIDHNRCVLCTRCVRVCDEIEGAHVWDVAFRGAAAKVVTGLNQPWGTVDACTSCGKCVEACPTGSIFRKGSTVAEMTRDRNKLEFIVNARENKQWTR
- a CDS encoding NuoF family protein yields the protein MDLAELREIGEKERTAQKPIRVHCCTSTGCQAANSLGVKKNLENTCKEKKMGDRVQVVGVGCMGFCGRGPLVQIEAQNKLYEEVTPDDAASIIEAIAGGTASAAEGDPEHPFFARQMRIVRETSGKIDPERIEEYIAVGGYEPLYKAIHDLTPSETIDEVSKSGLRGRGGGGYPTGLKWATVAKMPGQQKYVICNADEGDPGAFMDRSVLESDPHRVLEGMAIAAYAIGASEGYIYVRAEYPLAIERLQKAIKQAKKYGILGSQIFDSPFDFKIEIRIGAGAFVCGEETALIQSIEGGRGNPRPRPPYPAQEGLWKSPTLINNVETFANIPAIIREGGAWYAGIGTEKSKGTKVFALTGQIRNNGLIEVPMGITLREIVEEMGGGVPNGKVKAVQTGGPSGGCIPASLLDTPVDYDSLVKIGSMMGSGGMVVMDEKTSMVEVARFYMEFCRGETCGKCIPCRAGTVQMYQMLTKILNREATLQDIVKLEQLCDMVKNTSLCGLGMTAPNPVMSTLRYFREEYLTLLKDSPNGKVPAGTAASITS